One genomic region from Nymphaea colorata isolate Beijing-Zhang1983 chromosome 10, ASM883128v2, whole genome shotgun sequence encodes:
- the LOC116261899 gene encoding patellin-6-like codes for MDMQSPAPTHSPSSQSEEAPAKKGLKALMDATLRSSSSFKEDSYLSSTLKDSEKKALEDFKSRLHKSADRFSVDSKAPHVSVWGVPLLGGDERADVVLLKFLRARDFRVQDAMAMLEKCLDWRKEFKTDGILDEDLGFKELEGVVAYMHSYDKEGHPVCYNAYGVFKDKEMYDKVFGDEEKLKRFLRWRVQVLERGINLLHFKPGGVNSMIQVTDLKNMPKRELRVASSQILSLFQDNYPEMVARKIFVNVPWYFSMIYSMFSPFLTQRTKSKFVIARENNVAETLYKFIRPENVPVQYGGLSRSEDLQAGPAKPASEFSIKGGEKVHLEIEGIEGGATIVWDLVVGGWELEYGAEFVPNAEGSYTIAVEKCRKMVAGDGPIHNSFAAKEHGKLVLSIDNSLSRRKKVAAYRYLVRRSSSSVPA; via the exons ATGGACATGCAATCCCCAGCACCAACTCACTCCCCATCATCACAAAGTGAGGAGGCGCCGGCAAAGAAGGGCCTGAAAGCCCTTATGGACGCTACCCTccgctcctcctcctccttcaagGAGGACTCCTACCTCTCCTCGACGCTCAAGGACTCTGAGAAAAAAGCCTTGGAGGACTTCAAGTCCAGGCTCCACAAGTCAGCGGACCGCTTCTCCGTCGACTCCAAGGCTCCCCACGTCTCCGTATGGGGAGTCCCTCTCCTCGGCGGGGACGAGAGGGCGGACGTCGTCCTCCTCAAGTTCCTGCGGGCGAGGGACTTCAGGGTGCAGGATGCCATGGCCATGCTCGAGAAGTGCTTGGATTGGAGGAAGGAGTTTAAAACAGACGGCATTTTGGACGAGGACTTGGGGTTCAAGGAGTTAGAAGGAGTTGTGGCCTACATGCATTCTTATGACAAGGAGGGACACCCTGTTTGCTACAACGCTTATGGGGTGTTCAAGGACAAGGAGATGTATGACAAGGTGTTTGGGGACGAGGAGAAACTCAAGAGGTTCCTCAGGTGGAGGGTCCAGGTGCTAGAGAGGGGCATCAACCTCCTGCATTTCAAGCCTGGTGGTGTCAACTCCATGATTCAGGTCACCGACCTCAAAAACATGCCCAAGAGAGAGCTCAGGGTTGCCTCCAGCCAGATCCTCTCCCTATTCCAGGACAATTATCCGGAGATGGTCGCCAGGAAG ATTTTTGTCAATGTGCCGTGGTATTTTAGCATGATATACTCTATGTTTAGCCCTTTCTTGACTCAACGTACAAAGAGCAAGTTTGTCATCGCAAGAGAGAACAATGTCGCGGAGACGCTGTATaa GTTTATTAGGCCGGAAAATGTACCTGTTCAGTATGGAGGACTGAGCCGGTCTGAAGACCTGCAAGCTGGACCTGCTAAACCCGCTTCAGAGTTCTCCATTAAGGGAGGAGAGAAGGTTCACCTGGAAATTGAAGGCATAGAA GGTGGAGCGACCATTGTGTGGGACTTGGTAGTGGGTGGTTGGGAGTTGGAGTATGGCGCCGAATTCGTGCCGAACGCTGAGGGAAGCTACACGATTGCTGTGGAGAAGTGCAGGAAGATGGTCGCTGGTGACGGACCCATTCATAACTCCTTTGCTGCCAAGGAACACGGGAAGCTCGTGCTGTCCATTGATAACTCGCTTTCTAGGAGGAAAAAGGTGGCCGCTTACAGGTATCTAGTGAGGCGGTCGTCTTCTTCAGTCCCTGCCTGA